In the Pseudothauera hydrothermalis genome, one interval contains:
- a CDS encoding transglycosylase SLT domain-containing protein, which produces MAIRTALFCTAVLLCLTKAASAQTAATPESPIGPLALLSPPTDTMPGDSIGHRLHNLASSPRVLTLDLTRTANDIWDRIRRGFAMPDLDNETVQFYQRFYLERPGFLQQVFARGGRYLYHIVNEIEARGLPTELALLPMVESGYNPLAYSPAQASGLWQFIPATGRHYKLTQDKWVDERRDVIASTDAALAYLQQIYDLHGDWHLALAAYNWGEGAVGRALQRNEDAGLPTEYSHLRMPTETRNYVPKLQALKNIVMNPERFGFELPYVANRPYFVTVESPVGIDLATAARLADMPIEEFVALNPAFNRPAITREGHSLVVPADRAEAFQARLQTLAESGPLWRTYRLKRGESLAEVAKRHRLTLAQLRQINGLGSRSKVAPGHALLVPEGGDPRGALAVTGLIPLKIRMAD; this is translated from the coding sequence ATGGCAATCCGCACCGCCTTGTTCTGCACCGCCGTGCTGCTGTGTTTGACCAAAGCCGCGAGCGCGCAGACCGCAGCAACCCCGGAATCGCCGATCGGCCCACTGGCTCTGCTGTCTCCGCCAACCGACACAATGCCGGGCGACAGCATCGGGCACCGGCTGCACAACCTGGCCAGTTCTCCGCGGGTACTCACGCTGGACCTCACCCGCACCGCCAATGACATTTGGGACCGCATCCGGCGCGGCTTTGCCATGCCGGACCTGGACAACGAAACGGTGCAATTCTATCAACGCTTCTATCTGGAGCGGCCCGGTTTTCTGCAGCAGGTCTTCGCCCGCGGCGGACGTTATCTTTATCACATCGTCAATGAAATCGAGGCCCGCGGCCTGCCCACCGAACTGGCCTTGCTGCCGATGGTGGAAAGCGGCTACAACCCCTTGGCCTATTCGCCCGCACAAGCCTCCGGTTTGTGGCAGTTCATTCCCGCCACCGGCCGCCACTACAAGCTCACTCAAGACAAATGGGTGGACGAGCGCCGCGACGTGATCGCCTCCACCGACGCGGCGCTCGCTTACCTGCAGCAAATCTACGACCTGCACGGCGACTGGCATCTGGCGCTGGCCGCCTATAACTGGGGCGAAGGCGCCGTAGGGCGGGCGCTGCAGCGCAACGAAGACGCTGGCCTGCCGACCGAATACAGCCATCTGCGCATGCCGACCGAAACACGCAACTACGTGCCCAAGCTGCAGGCGTTGAAAAACATCGTGATGAATCCGGAGCGGTTCGGTTTTGAACTGCCCTATGTTGCCAACCGCCCGTATTTCGTCACCGTAGAATCGCCGGTCGGCATCGATCTGGCCACCGCCGCCCGGCTGGCGGACATGCCAATCGAGGAATTCGTTGCGCTCAACCCCGCCTTCAACCGCCCGGCGATTACCCGCGAAGGTCATAGCCTGGTGGTGCCGGCCGACCGCGCCGAAGCCTTCCAAGCCCGCCTGCAAACCCTTGCCGAATCCGGCCCACTCTGGCGCACCTACCGGCTCAAGCGTGGCGAATCGCTTGCCGAAGTGGCCAAGCGCCACCGTCTGACGCTCGCCCAGTTGCGCCAGATCAACGGCCTAGGAAGCCGCAGCAAGGTTGCTCCCGGCCATGCTTTGCTGGTTCCCGAAGGAGGCGACCCACGCGGCGCATTGGCCGTGACCGGACTGATTCCGCTCAAGATACGCATGGCCGACTAA
- the dnaQ gene encoding DNA polymerase III subunit epsilon → MRQIVLDTETTGLDWRNGDRVIEIGCVELLNRSFTGRRFHVYINPERGIDAQAVAVHGITEEFLADKPRFADVAADFEDFVRDAELVIHNASFDVGFLNHELSRLSRPSLETLCAGIVDTLKMAKELHPGKKASLDALCSLYQVDNSHRSLHGALLDAEILAEVYLAMTRGQESLMMVLDEPATVAVASETMQAERPALVVCRASEEELAAHTAVLQDIAQANKGLCLWLPPQPAQANGTKAD, encoded by the coding sequence ATGAGACAAATCGTCCTCGATACCGAAACCACCGGTCTGGATTGGCGCAATGGCGACCGGGTGATCGAAATTGGCTGTGTGGAACTATTGAACCGTAGCTTCACCGGTCGTCGTTTTCATGTGTATATCAACCCGGAGCGCGGCATCGACGCCCAAGCCGTGGCGGTGCATGGCATTACCGAAGAGTTCCTTGCCGACAAACCCCGTTTTGCCGATGTGGCGGCGGATTTCGAGGATTTCGTGCGGGATGCCGAGCTGGTCATCCATAACGCGAGCTTCGACGTTGGCTTTCTGAACCATGAGCTGTCGCGGCTGAGCCGGCCGTCGTTGGAGACGCTGTGCGCCGGCATCGTCGATACGTTGAAGATGGCCAAGGAACTGCATCCGGGCAAGAAAGCCTCTCTCGATGCTTTGTGCAGCCTGTATCAGGTCGATAACAGCCATCGCAGCCTGCACGGCGCTTTGCTCGACGCGGAGATTCTCGCCGAAGTGTATCTGGCGATGACCCGCGGACAGGAAAGCCTGATGATGGTCTTGGATGAGCCTGCCACGGTGGCGGTGGCGTCCGAAACGATGCAGGCGGAGCGCCCCGCACTGGTGGTGTGCCGTGCCAGTGAGGAGGAATTGGCGGCGCACACCGCAGTGTTGCAGGACATTGCCCAAGCCAACAAGGGCCTCTGCCTGTGGTTGCCGCCCCAGCCGGCGCAAGCGAACGGCACCAAGGCGGATTGA
- a CDS encoding response regulator, translating into MSLSAKRAVIVDDNESIRMVLRAIVRQAGLQVVGEARDGNSALEVIERCNPDLVCLDVLMPGRDGIEVLGELKRRRPHVRVLMITGKADRETVETMIREGASGIVVKPFNAARVIETIRRAFGLAN; encoded by the coding sequence ATGTCGCTGTCGGCCAAACGTGCGGTCATCGTCGATGACAATGAAAGCATCCGCATGGTGCTGCGCGCCATCGTTCGTCAGGCCGGGCTGCAAGTGGTCGGCGAAGCGCGCGATGGTAACAGCGCGCTGGAAGTGATCGAACGCTGCAATCCAGACTTGGTTTGTCTGGACGTGTTGATGCCGGGACGCGATGGCATCGAGGTGTTGGGCGAACTCAAACGTCGCCGTCCGCATGTCCGCGTGCTGATGATTACCGGCAAGGCCGACCGTGAAACCGTTGAAACCATGATCCGCGAAGGCGCCAGCGGCATCGTGGTCAAGCCCTTCAATGCCGCGCGGGTGATCGAGACCATCCGGCGCGCTTTTGGCTTGGCAAACTGA
- the gloB gene encoding hydroxyacylglutathione hydrolase codes for MSNQRFKICGMDAIIPLPAFRDNYIWLLRRGRHAVVVDPGDAAVVEHSLAAQGLELAAILITHHHADHVGGVAALLARHPVPVYGPATEAIAGVSHPVTEGAVIDLPALGQSFKVLDIPGHTAGHVAYYAPNLLFCGDTLFSAGCGRLLGGSAAQLFASLQRLASLPEDTAVYCAHEYTLANLAFSRAVEPHNPARDRYAADCEARRGRGAPTLPSSIGLERAINPFLRVGEAAIIDAVTRHSGTPPASPAACLAALRRWKDNF; via the coding sequence ATGAGCAATCAGCGCTTCAAAATCTGCGGCATGGACGCCATTATCCCCCTTCCCGCCTTTCGCGATAACTACATCTGGTTGTTGCGCCGCGGCCGCCATGCAGTTGTCGTCGACCCGGGTGACGCCGCGGTGGTGGAACACAGTCTTGCGGCACAGGGGTTGGAGCTTGCCGCCATCCTGATCACGCACCACCATGCCGATCACGTGGGCGGTGTCGCCGCGTTACTGGCCCGCCACCCAGTGCCGGTGTATGGGCCGGCCACCGAAGCGATTGCTGGGGTCAGCCATCCGGTGACCGAAGGCGCGGTGATCGATCTGCCTGCGCTTGGACAATCCTTCAAGGTGCTGGATATACCCGGCCACACGGCGGGGCATGTGGCCTACTATGCGCCAAACCTGCTGTTCTGCGGCGACACCTTGTTTTCCGCCGGCTGCGGTCGGCTGCTGGGCGGCAGCGCAGCGCAGCTGTTCGCTTCCCTACAACGGCTGGCGAGCTTGCCGGAAGACACCGCGGTGTATTGCGCCCATGAATACACCCTGGCCAATCTTGCTTTTTCCCGCGCCGTGGAGCCGCACAATCCGGCACGCGACCGCTATGCGGCCGATTGTGAAGCACGCCGCGGCCGCGGCGCGCCGACACTACCCTCCTCCATTGGCCTGGAGCGCGCGATCAACCCTTTTCTGCGCGTCGGCGAGGCTGCAATCATCGACGCGGTGACACGGCACAGTGGAACGCCCCCCGCCTCACCCGCTGCTTGCCTGGCCGCACTGCGGCGCTGGAAAGACAATTTTTGA
- a CDS encoding diguanylate cyclase, which produces MKALIIEDTLTSATLVCHQLGKMGLETVHARDGESGIELFKSERPDLILLDIIMPGLDGFEVARRIRQLERDGEWTPIIFLTARTGDEDLERGIEVGGDDYLIKPVSEIVLKAKVRAMQRIAQMRYSLLVLTRKLDEANRELMRLSSADGLTGIANRRRFDETLLKEWRRCAREARPLALLLIDVDFFKPFNDNYGHQAGDECLKAVARALSQTLHRPSDLAARYGGEEFAVILPGTDEAGALAVAEALRAAVQQMGITHRYSEVAPVVTISVGLACATPRPGDETGFIGLLKDADAALYRAKSEGRNRVVSACAPCVGQMD; this is translated from the coding sequence ATGAAGGCTTTGATCATCGAAGACACGCTCACCAGCGCCACCCTGGTCTGCCATCAGCTTGGCAAGATGGGGCTGGAGACGGTGCACGCGCGCGATGGCGAGTCGGGCATCGAACTATTCAAATCGGAGCGTCCCGACCTGATTCTGCTCGACATCATCATGCCGGGGCTGGACGGCTTCGAGGTGGCGCGGCGTATCCGCCAACTGGAGCGCGACGGCGAATGGACACCCATCATTTTTCTTACTGCGCGCACCGGCGACGAAGACCTGGAGCGCGGTATCGAAGTCGGCGGCGACGATTATCTGATCAAGCCGGTTTCCGAAATCGTACTCAAGGCCAAGGTGCGGGCCATGCAGCGCATTGCCCAGATGCGTTATTCGCTGCTGGTGCTCACCCGCAAACTCGATGAGGCCAATCGGGAGTTGATGCGTTTGTCGTCTGCCGATGGGCTGACCGGCATTGCCAACCGCCGGCGGTTCGACGAAACCCTGCTCAAAGAATGGCGGCGCTGCGCGCGCGAGGCGCGACCGTTGGCGCTGCTGCTGATCGATGTCGATTTTTTCAAGCCTTTCAACGACAACTACGGCCATCAGGCTGGCGATGAATGCCTCAAGGCGGTCGCCCGCGCGCTGTCGCAGACGCTGCATCGTCCGTCCGATCTGGCTGCCCGCTATGGCGGCGAAGAGTTTGCGGTAATCCTTCCCGGCACGGACGAGGCGGGCGCTTTGGCCGTGGCCGAGGCGTTGCGTGCCGCGGTGCAGCAAATGGGGATTACCCACCGTTATTCAGAGGTCGCGCCGGTGGTCACGATCAGCGTCGGGCTGGCCTGTGCAACCCCGAGACCTGGCGATGAAACGGGTTTCATCGGTCTGCTCAAGGATGCGGACGCGGCGCTTTATCGGGCAAAATCGGAAGGGCGCAATCGCGTAGTCAGCGCATGTGCGCCTTGTGTGGGGCAGATGGACTGA
- a CDS encoding FKBP-type peptidyl-prolyl cis-trans isomerase, giving the protein MQNEIVKDTVVTLNYTVRDPEGNMIDDGAHPLVYLHGGYDGIFPVLEELLQGKKVGERFQVKLQPEDAFGEYDEDLVLIEDASLFPENIEVGMSFERVTDNGEEEVIYRITDIADGKVVVDGNHPLAGTALVFDLTVAAVRKASADEIAHGHVHGEGGHHH; this is encoded by the coding sequence ATGCAAAACGAAATCGTCAAAGATACCGTTGTAACCCTCAACTACACCGTGCGCGACCCCGAAGGCAACATGATCGACGATGGCGCACATCCCTTGGTCTATCTGCACGGCGGCTACGACGGCATTTTCCCGGTGCTCGAAGAACTGCTGCAGGGCAAGAAGGTTGGCGAGCGCTTCCAGGTCAAGCTGCAACCGGAAGACGCCTTTGGCGAATACGATGAGGATCTGGTCCTGATCGAAGACGCCAGCCTTTTTCCTGAAAACATCGAGGTGGGCATGTCCTTCGAGCGCGTGACTGACAACGGCGAAGAAGAAGTGATCTATCGCATCACCGACATTGCCGACGGCAAGGTGGTGGTCGATGGCAATCATCCCTTGGCCGGCACCGCCTTGGTCTTTGATCTCACCGTGGCCGCAGTACGTAAGGCGAGCGCAGACGAGATCGCTCATGGCCATGTGCATGGCGAAGGCGGTCATCACCACTGA
- a CDS encoding class I SAM-dependent methyltransferase: MSMLSLSDWLLTPPGRYLLNWEMRAVDRLVADLFGYNAVQIGLPEVDFLRANRMPFRFHADRLSKSAVIARNEALPFATACLDLVVLPHVLEFSSSPHRVLREVERVLMPEGHVIICGFNPFSLWGLRRLAAGQRGSFPWRGQYLSAFRIKDWLTLLGFETQATVFGCYAPAVSSETWLARWHVLDRAGARWWPICGAVYLIHGIKRVHGMRLITPNWREKRAAAKRMAPIAQRGRSVTETRKTQ; this comes from the coding sequence ATGTCAATGCTCAGCCTGTCCGACTGGCTGCTTACTCCACCAGGGCGTTACCTGCTCAACTGGGAGATGCGTGCGGTCGACCGTCTGGTGGCCGATCTGTTCGGTTACAACGCGGTGCAGATCGGGCTGCCGGAGGTGGATTTCCTGCGTGCCAACCGCATGCCCTTTCGCTTTCATGCCGACCGCCTGAGCAAATCGGCGGTGATTGCGCGCAACGAGGCGCTGCCGTTTGCCACGGCCTGTCTCGATCTGGTGGTTTTGCCCCACGTGCTGGAGTTTTCCAGCTCGCCGCATCGGGTTTTGCGCGAAGTCGAGCGCGTGTTGATGCCGGAAGGACATGTCATCATCTGCGGTTTCAATCCGTTCAGCCTGTGGGGCCTACGCAGGCTGGCAGCCGGTCAGCGGGGGAGCTTTCCTTGGCGCGGCCAGTACTTGTCTGCCTTCCGCATCAAGGATTGGTTGACGTTGTTGGGCTTTGAAACCCAGGCGACCGTCTTCGGCTGTTACGCCCCGGCGGTGAGTAGTGAAACCTGGCTGGCGCGCTGGCATGTGCTGGATCGTGCCGGGGCACGCTGGTGGCCGATCTGTGGGGCAGTGTATCTGATCCACGGCATCAAGCGGGTGCACGGGATGCGGCTAATTACCCCGAACTGGCGCGAAAAACGCGCCGCAGCAAAACGCATGGCGCCGATCGCCCAGCGTGGTCGTTCGGTGACCGAAACCAGGAAAACGCAATAG
- a CDS encoding ABC transporter ATP-binding protein, with amino-acid sequence MIDYMRQLARQGSQSAVPLLEVSDLRVAISGERVVRPVAGVGFQVRAGETFALLGESGCGKSMTALAIARLLPDGGRIEGGRVSLLGEDLLTYTEAKMRTVRGRRIGMVFQEPGTSLNPVMTVCAQIVEVLARHRGLRGAAARTEARRLLDAVGIPDAARRLDDYPFQFSGGMKQRVMIAMALAGEPELLIADEPTTALDVTIQAQVLALLAGVQRERGMGMLLITHDLGVVARMAQHVGVMYAGELVEIGAREGFFAAPLHPYSRKLFAALPSGLQRGRALAALTGSVPALDVAMSGCRFAARCPQAFAPCTQVSPGWHRRDGQMVRCHLFAEDGHAPEPVPQVSRVELPEPAGCEPALLQVRDLQVHFPVRKGIFRRTVGQVRAVDGVSFDLHPGRTLALVGESGCGKTTVGKAILQLIPPTAGTVRLDGCDLVGLGAAALAPMRRAMQMVFQDPFASLNPRMRIGEIIEEGMLALGLGGDAGERARRVDWLLERIGLSPAMRYRYPHEFSGGQRQRIAIARALAVRPRLIVCDEPTSALDVSVQAQLLNLMRELQCELGLAYLFITHNLAVVDYLADEIAVMYLGRIVERGETRRVLASPAHPYTRMLLDAVPGIDGGTQQHGSTTAAELPSPLSPPGGCHFHPRCPKADERCRREYPAPDTLTDGRELRCHHPDFFDQPQA; translated from the coding sequence ATGATCGACTACATGCGCCAGCTTGCCCGCCAAGGCTCCCAGTCAGCAGTACCACTGCTCGAGGTTTCCGACTTGCGGGTGGCGATCAGTGGCGAGCGAGTAGTGCGCCCGGTGGCCGGCGTCGGCTTTCAGGTGCGCGCCGGTGAAACCTTCGCCTTACTGGGCGAGTCCGGTTGTGGCAAATCGATGACCGCGCTGGCCATTGCCCGCTTGCTGCCAGACGGCGGCCGGATTGAAGGCGGCCGGGTGAGTCTTTTGGGCGAGGACTTGCTGACCTACACCGAAGCCAAGATGCGCACGGTACGCGGCCGGCGCATCGGCATGGTGTTTCAGGAGCCCGGCACCAGCCTCAACCCGGTGATGACCGTGTGTGCGCAGATCGTCGAAGTGCTGGCCCGTCACCGCGGCCTGCGCGGCGCAGCCGCCCGCACAGAGGCCCGTCGACTGCTCGACGCGGTAGGCATCCCGGATGCGGCGCGGCGGCTGGACGACTATCCTTTCCAATTTTCCGGTGGCATGAAGCAGCGGGTGATGATCGCCATGGCGCTGGCCGGAGAGCCCGAGCTGCTGATTGCTGACGAGCCGACCACCGCGCTGGATGTCACCATCCAGGCCCAGGTGCTCGCGCTGCTCGCCGGCGTGCAGCGCGAGCGCGGCATGGGCATGTTGCTGATTACCCATGACCTTGGTGTGGTTGCGCGCATGGCGCAGCATGTGGGTGTGATGTATGCCGGCGAACTGGTCGAAATCGGCGCCCGCGAGGGGTTTTTTGCCGCACCGCTGCATCCGTATTCGCGCAAACTGTTTGCCGCGCTACCCAGCGGCCTGCAACGCGGGCGGGCGCTCGCGGCGCTGACCGGCAGCGTGCCGGCCCTGGATGTGGCGATGTCCGGTTGCCGCTTTGCCGCGCGCTGTCCGCAAGCCTTCGCGCCCTGCACCCAGGTGTCACCCGGCTGGCATCGCCGCGACGGGCAGATGGTGCGCTGTCATCTCTTTGCCGAGGACGGCCACGCGCCTGAGCCAGTACCACAGGTTTCGCGCGTTGAGCTGCCCGAGCCGGCGGGCTGCGAGCCTGCGCTGCTGCAAGTGCGCGATCTGCAGGTGCATTTTCCGGTACGCAAGGGCATCTTTCGCCGCACCGTGGGGCAGGTGCGCGCGGTCGATGGAGTCAGTTTCGATCTGCATCCTGGGCGCACCCTGGCCCTGGTGGGCGAATCGGGTTGCGGTAAAACCACGGTGGGCAAGGCCATTTTGCAGCTTATTCCGCCTACTGCCGGCACGGTGCGCTTGGACGGATGCGACCTGGTCGGGCTGGGTGCTGCTGCGCTGGCGCCGATGCGTCGGGCGATGCAGATGGTGTTTCAAGATCCGTTCGCTTCGCTCAACCCGCGCATGCGCATCGGTGAGATCATCGAAGAAGGCATGCTGGCGCTGGGCCTGGGCGGCGATGCGGGCGAACGCGCCCGCCGGGTCGATTGGCTACTCGAACGCATCGGCCTGTCACCGGCCATGCGTTACCGCTACCCGCACGAATTCTCCGGCGGCCAGCGCCAACGCATCGCGATTGCCCGTGCTCTGGCGGTGAGGCCGCGGCTGATCGTGTGCGACGAACCCACCAGCGCACTGGACGTGTCGGTGCAAGCGCAGCTACTCAACCTGATGCGTGAGCTGCAATGCGAGTTGGGTCTGGCTTATTTGTTCATTACCCACAATTTGGCCGTGGTGGACTACTTGGCCGACGAGATTGCGGTGATGTATTTAGGGCGCATCGTCGAGCGCGGCGAAACCCGGCGGGTGCTCGCTTCGCCGGCCCATCCCTACACCCGTATGCTGCTCGATGCGGTACCGGGTATCGATGGTGGAACGCAACAGCACGGCTCCACGACTGCCGCCGAGCTGCCTTCACCGCTGTCGCCGCCAGGCGGCTGCCATTTTCATCCGCGTTGCCCTAAAGCCGACGAGCGCTGCCGGCGCGAGTATCCCGCCCCTGATACGCTGACCGACGGGCGCGAACTGCGCTGCCACCATCCAGATTTTTTCGATCAGCCTCAGGCTTGA
- the lexA gene encoding transcriptional repressor LexA, which produces MPPRSESLTARQAEILDFIRQTVDSAGRPPTRLELCAAFGFRSPNAAETHLRALAAKGAIVLEDGRARGIRLAEGVGLPVVGRVAAGSPILANEHVEQRLQLDAALFSPRADYLLRVRGLSMRDAGILDGDLIAVHRQHEARNGQIVIARVHDEVTVKTFRSTGPMVELLPANPDYPPIVIDTRKEVFAIEGIMVGLIRQDGGH; this is translated from the coding sequence ATGCCCCCGCGCAGCGAATCGCTCACCGCCAGACAGGCTGAAATTCTCGACTTCATTCGCCAAACCGTAGACAGCGCAGGCCGCCCCCCCACCCGCCTGGAGCTGTGCGCAGCCTTCGGCTTCCGTTCGCCCAATGCAGCCGAGACCCATTTGCGCGCCCTGGCAGCCAAAGGCGCAATTGTGCTCGAAGATGGCCGTGCGCGCGGTATCCGGCTGGCCGAAGGCGTGGGTCTGCCGGTAGTCGGGCGGGTGGCTGCGGGCAGCCCCATTTTGGCCAATGAGCATGTCGAACAACGCCTGCAACTGGACGCCGCGCTGTTTTCCCCGCGCGCCGATTACCTGCTGCGGGTGCGCGGGCTGAGCATGCGCGATGCCGGCATCTTGGATGGCGACCTGATCGCGGTACACCGCCAGCATGAAGCGCGCAACGGCCAGATCGTCATCGCCCGGGTGCATGACGAGGTCACCGTCAAGACCTTCCGCAGCACCGGCCCAATGGTCGAATTGCTGCCCGCCAACCCGGATTACCCGCCCATCGTGATCGATACCCGCAAGGAGGTCTTCGCCATTGAAGGCATCATGGTTGGGCTGATCCGGCAAGAC
- a CDS encoding peroxiredoxin: protein MLQSGDMAPVFSLPDADMETFDLAAERGKHHVVLYFYPRDNTPGCTLQAAEFSDHEAEFARHDCIVVGVSPDDCLTHAEFRDQHGLSVRLLSDPEAEVCRLYHVWQPKEVDGVKKMGVRRTTFIIDKQGIVRHALYDVTPRGHAAAVYELVKELESDPCKTKSSKIPL, encoded by the coding sequence ATGCTGCAAAGCGGAGACATGGCTCCGGTTTTTTCACTGCCGGATGCGGATATGGAGACTTTCGACCTTGCCGCCGAGCGCGGCAAGCATCATGTGGTGCTCTACTTTTACCCCCGCGACAACACGCCGGGCTGTACGCTGCAGGCCGCCGAATTCAGCGACCATGAAGCGGAATTTGCCCGCCACGACTGTATCGTGGTGGGCGTCAGCCCCGATGATTGCCTCACCCACGCCGAGTTCCGGGATCAGCACGGACTGTCGGTGCGCCTGCTGTCAGACCCTGAAGCCGAGGTCTGCAGGCTGTACCATGTGTGGCAGCCAAAGGAAGTCGACGGTGTGAAAAAGATGGGCGTGCGACGGACGACCTTTATCATCGATAAACAAGGTATCGTTCGGCATGCGCTGTATGACGTCACGCCCCGCGGCCATGCCGCCGCGGTTTATGAACTGGTCAAGGAACTGGAATCGGACCCATGCAAAACGAAATCGTCAAAGATACCGTTGTAA
- a CDS encoding NAD(P)/FAD-dependent oxidoreductase yields the protein MEQTDCVVIGAGVVGLACARALASRGREVIILEADQRFGGATSSRNSEVIHAGLYYPSGSLKAQLCVRGRKLLYAYCRERNIAHRRCGKLVVATSAAQIGELERLAAQARANGVDDLQFIERAEALRLEPQLHCQAALLSPSTGIVDSHGLMLALLGDAEAQGATLVCNTPVLAAEAGAAGIVLHTGGQAPMRLAARTVVNAAGLGAPALAARIEGLSSTHVPRAYFAKGNYFALQGRAPFSRLIYPVPEAAGLGVHLTLDLQGRARFGPDVEWLDLPADTAHFDYRVAPARATAFYREIRRYWPGLPDGALAPDYAGVRPKIHPPGQEAADFRIDGPDTHGVAGLVNLFGIESPGLTAALAIAETVQERLSTG from the coding sequence ATGGAACAAACCGATTGCGTGGTCATTGGCGCCGGCGTGGTGGGGCTCGCCTGCGCCCGCGCCCTGGCAAGCCGCGGTCGCGAGGTGATCATCTTGGAGGCCGACCAACGCTTTGGCGGCGCCACCTCCAGCCGCAACAGCGAGGTAATCCACGCCGGCCTGTACTACCCGAGCGGCTCGCTCAAGGCGCAGCTATGCGTGCGCGGCCGCAAACTGCTCTACGCGTATTGCCGTGAGCGCAATATCGCCCACCGGCGCTGCGGCAAGCTGGTGGTCGCCACTTCGGCTGCGCAGATCGGCGAACTCGAACGTCTAGCGGCCCAAGCCCGAGCCAACGGCGTGGACGATCTCCAATTCATCGAGCGGGCCGAAGCGCTCCGCCTGGAGCCACAGCTTCATTGCCAAGCCGCGCTACTTTCGCCTTCGACCGGCATCGTCGATTCACACGGGCTGATGCTGGCCTTATTGGGCGATGCCGAAGCCCAAGGCGCAACCCTGGTGTGCAATACGCCGGTGCTCGCGGCCGAGGCGGGCGCGGCGGGCATCGTCTTGCACACCGGCGGTCAAGCGCCGATGCGCTTGGCCGCCCGTACCGTGGTCAACGCCGCCGGGTTGGGCGCGCCAGCGCTGGCGGCGCGTATCGAAGGTTTGTCCTCGACCCATGTTCCGCGGGCTTACTTTGCCAAGGGTAATTACTTCGCACTGCAGGGGCGCGCGCCCTTTTCGCGTCTGATCTATCCGGTACCCGAAGCGGCCGGTCTGGGTGTACATCTGACTTTGGATCTGCAAGGCCGAGCCCGTTTTGGTCCGGATGTGGAATGGCTCGACCTGCCCGCCGACACGGCGCATTTCGACTACCGCGTCGCCCCCGCTCGGGCAACGGCCTTTTACCGCGAAATCCGGCGTTACTGGCCAGGTTTGCCCGATGGCGCATTGGCGCCGGATTACGCCGGCGTGCGTCCAAAAATCCACCCTCCCGGTCAGGAGGCCGCCGATTTTCGCATCGACGGTCCCGACACCCATGGTGTGGCGGGTCTGGTCAATCTATTCGGCATCGAATCGCCGGGCCTGACGGCCGCATTGGCCATCGCCGAGACCGTACAGGAACGCCTGTCCACTGGTTAG
- a CDS encoding CBS domain-containing protein has translation MLQSLLVKDYMIGDHLAFRPHTNVLDAVHQLLHHQLSGAPVIDDDGQLVGFLSEKDCLRIALNSSYFDGRGGLVEDYMTRNVLSLQADANLVDAIELFISHPFRCLPVVDGQRLIGQLSRRDVLRAMEKLHR, from the coding sequence ATGCTGCAATCGCTGCTGGTCAAAGACTACATGATCGGGGATCACCTTGCCTTCAGGCCGCATACCAACGTGCTCGATGCCGTGCATCAGTTGCTGCATCATCAGCTGAGCGGGGCGCCGGTCATCGACGACGACGGCCAGTTGGTCGGTTTTCTTTCCGAGAAGGATTGCCTGCGCATTGCGCTGAATTCCTCCTATTTCGACGGCCGTGGCGGGCTGGTGGAAGACTATATGACCCGTAACGTCCTGTCCCTGCAAGCCGACGCCAATCTGGTCGACGCCATCGAGCTATTCATTTCCCATCCTTTCCGCTGCTTGCCCGTGGTCGATGGCCAGCGCCTGATCGGCCAGCTCTCCCGCCGCGACGTGCTGCGTGCCATGGAAAAGCTGCACCGCTGA
- the rnhA gene encoding ribonuclease HI codes for MEVVEIFTDGACSGNPGPGGWGAILRFGAHEKEIWGGEPHTTNNRMELLAVIRALNALKRPVRARVHTDSQYVQKGISEWIHGWKTRGWKTAAKAPVKNADLWQALDLAASRHHIDWIWVRGHAGHAENERADALARRGVEAVRQRGAAVEC; via the coding sequence ATGGAAGTCGTGGAAATCTTTACCGACGGAGCCTGTAGCGGCAATCCCGGTCCCGGCGGATGGGGGGCTATTTTGCGCTTCGGCGCGCATGAAAAAGAGATTTGGGGCGGCGAGCCGCATACCACCAACAACCGCATGGAGCTCCTGGCGGTCATCCGTGCGCTCAATGCACTCAAGCGCCCGGTGCGCGCTCGGGTGCACACCGACAGCCAGTATGTGCAAAAAGGTATTTCGGAATGGATTCACGGCTGGAAAACACGTGGCTGGAAGACCGCTGCCAAGGCGCCGGTCAAGAACGCTGACTTGTGGCAGGCGCTGGATCTGGCGGCCAGCCGCCACCATATCGATTGGATCTGGGTGCGCGGCCATGCCGGCCACGCTGAGAACGAACGGGCCGACGCGCTGGCGCGCCGAGGCGTGGAGGCCGTGCGCCAGCGCGGCGCTGCGGTGGAATGTTGA